In Solenopsis invicta isolate M01_SB chromosome 1, UNIL_Sinv_3.0, whole genome shotgun sequence, one genomic interval encodes:
- the LOC105197628 gene encoding uncharacterized protein LOC105197628 — protein sequence MLGYVPSIFITKNLQQQLLEYPPSRVKKLLPNAIPTLHLSTALPLPASSNDLFDTGRSTTLSNTFTSNKLSLNTGGSTTLSNTSTSNDGSSTAETFDGMSPAHNTETNMSLQICDLQLQLVTLEMLSKQKERENQHLEQRMQELLSSIFSPGQIRMLLKSSVKRIKWSFEDIAHAISLRCVSPKAYRYMQNVLKMPLPGFLT from the exons ATG cTAGGATATGTTCCAAGCATTTTCatcacaaaaaatttgcaacaacAACTATTGGAATATCCTCCCTCAAGAGTAAAAAAGTTGCTTCCAAATGCTATTCCCACATTACATCTCAGTACTGCACTACCACTGCCAGCATCCAGCAATGATTTATTTGATACCGGAAGAAGCACTACTCTATCCAACACTTTCACATCCAACAAACTATCGTTGAATACTGGTGGAAGCACAACTCTATCCAACACTTCTACATCCAATGATGGTTCGTCGACTGCGGAAACATTCGATGGAATGTCACCGGCGCACAATACAGAAACTAACATGTCTTTACAAAT atgcgATCTTCAACTTCAGTTGGTTACATTGGAGATGTTAAGCAagcaaaaagaaagagaaaatcaaCATTTGGAACAAAGGATGCAAGAATTATTATCAAGTATATTCAGTCCTGGACAAATACGAATGCTTTTGAAGTCCTCAGTAAAGAGAATTAAATGGTCTTTTGAAGATATCGCGCACGCGATATCCTTACGATGTGTGAGTCCAAAGGCATATCGATatatgcaaaatgttttgaaaatgcCGCTTCCTGGATTTTTAACTTAG